In Lentibacillus amyloliquefaciens, one DNA window encodes the following:
- a CDS encoding ABC transporter ATP-binding protein: MKHVLSFLKPYKIPITVAYALTLIELMVELLLPFFLGKMINDGVANQDMNNIIIWGSIMIAMAFVAFVAGIINTFYAAHTGLGFAYDMRRELFRKIQDFSFANLNRFPTSGLVTRFSNDVRQLQNTIFMALRIMAKAPLIAIGGVIMSFIVSPRLALIFLVTVPLLIGFILWVLKIATRLFDRVQRNVDNVNQTMQENLAGMRLIKAFLRRDHEENRFRDANESLANIMRKTFRFIEASMPILLFIMNMSLIFIIWYGNTLSIAGETNTGDVVAIVNYAMRVAMAISMFTFIIMGFSRAKASAERLEEVLRVKTDLIDTNDAHDKTTVKNGKIAFDNVSFAYPMMPGDALQSISFTVQPGEKLAVMGATGSGKTSLFQLIPRLYDARDGAILIDDEPIQQYKLENLRQGIGYVPQNPLLFTGTVTDNIAWGKENASQDDIVQAAKDAQIHDTIMDLPNGYNTKIGQKGVNLSGGQKQRISIARALIRRPKILMLDDSTSALDLATEAKLLEAIHQYNCTTLIITQKIATAMRTDQILLLDYGRTLAMGTHDVLLEDSSLYREIVASQFGEESTYADQTL, from the coding sequence TTGAAGCATGTGTTATCCTTTCTGAAACCATATAAAATCCCTATTACGGTTGCGTATGCGTTAACGTTAATCGAACTGATGGTCGAGCTGCTGCTGCCATTTTTTCTTGGAAAAATGATTAACGACGGTGTGGCAAATCAGGATATGAACAACATTATCATCTGGGGAAGCATTATGATCGCAATGGCGTTTGTGGCCTTTGTTGCAGGGATTATTAATACTTTCTATGCCGCTCACACAGGGCTTGGATTTGCTTATGATATGCGCAGGGAACTTTTCCGTAAAATCCAGGATTTCTCGTTTGCGAATTTAAACCGGTTTCCGACATCAGGCCTTGTGACGCGTTTTTCCAACGACGTCCGGCAACTGCAGAATACGATATTCATGGCGCTTCGGATTATGGCGAAAGCACCGCTCATTGCTATCGGCGGGGTTATCATGTCATTTATCGTCAGCCCCCGTCTGGCACTCATTTTTCTCGTGACCGTGCCGCTGCTTATAGGCTTTATTTTATGGGTGCTGAAAATAGCAACAAGGCTGTTCGACCGCGTCCAGCGCAATGTTGATAACGTCAATCAAACCATGCAGGAGAACCTTGCAGGCATGCGGCTGATCAAGGCATTTTTGCGGCGGGATCATGAAGAAAACCGCTTTAGGGATGCGAACGAAAGCCTGGCCAATATCATGCGCAAAACGTTTCGCTTTATCGAAGCATCCATGCCGATTTTATTGTTTATCATGAACATGAGTCTTATTTTTATCATCTGGTACGGCAACACACTATCAATTGCCGGTGAAACGAATACCGGTGATGTCGTGGCCATTGTCAATTATGCGATGCGTGTCGCAATGGCGATTTCCATGTTCACGTTTATTATTATGGGCTTTTCACGGGCGAAAGCATCTGCTGAGAGGCTTGAAGAAGTCCTTCGTGTGAAAACTGATCTGATTGACACAAACGATGCGCATGACAAAACGACCGTCAAAAACGGAAAAATTGCTTTTGACAATGTATCGTTTGCTTATCCAATGATGCCCGGCGATGCTTTACAATCCATCTCCTTTACCGTTCAGCCGGGTGAAAAGCTGGCCGTGATGGGAGCGACCGGTTCAGGCAAAACCTCCCTGTTTCAGCTGATTCCGCGTCTATATGATGCGAGAGATGGCGCGATTTTAATTGATGATGAACCCATTCAGCAATACAAACTGGAGAACTTACGGCAGGGCATTGGCTATGTGCCGCAAAATCCGCTTCTTTTCACAGGGACAGTAACTGATAATATCGCCTGGGGAAAGGAGAATGCTTCACAAGACGATATTGTTCAGGCAGCGAAGGACGCTCAAATTCATGACACAATCATGGATCTGCCGAATGGATATAATACGAAAATCGGCCAAAAAGGCGTCAATTTATCCGGCGGGCAGAAACAGCGCATATCGATTGCCCGGGCTTTAATCCGGAGACCTAAGATTCTGATGCTTGATGACAGTACAAGTGCCCTTGACTTGGCTACCGAGGCAAAGTTGCTTGAAGCAATCCATCAATATAACTGTACGACGCTGATTATCACACAGAAAATCGCAACAGCAATGCGCACCGATCAGATTCTCTTGCTGGATTACGGCCGGACACTTGCGATGGGCACCCATGATGTGCTGCTGGAAGACTCAAGTCTTTACCGGGAGATTGTGGCGTCACAGTTCGGAGAGGAGTCCACCTATGCAGACCAAACACTTTAA
- a CDS encoding ABC transporter ATP-binding protein produces the protein MQTKHFKAPFQYKKIPVDDLRKQQEENKTDRARNTAGTIKRIWSYLAREKSMLLLVVLMVVVSSAMSLAGPFMVGMAIDDFIVTQEPSGLGRLLIGLLVIYILHSLSVFLQNYWMVGIAQNTVYSLREELFRQFHRLPIAFFDKRQHGELMSRITNDIDNINNTLNQSVIQIFTSILTLIGTVVVMLVLSPLLTLITMGIVPVMFMAIRWITHRTGPLYKLQQQHLGNLNGYVEETVSGQHVIKTFSREERVISEFGEHNANLRHAGFWAQTFAGFIPKVMNMLNFLSFGLVGLVGGILAVQGVITVGVIVIFTEYARQFTRPLNELSNQFNILLSAVAGAERVFNIIDEQQEETDETGAREIEATDGRIAFNSVSFAYDETPILKSVSFTAEPGQTVAFVGHTGAGKTTIINLISRFYNYDLGSITLDGIDLKDITRNSLRKQMAFVLQDAFLFHATIRENIRYGRLNATDEEVTAAAKNANAHQFIDRLPNGYDTILEQDGSGISQGQKQLITIARAILADPAILVLDEATSNIDTVTELQIQDALKRLMHGRTSFVIAHRLNTIQEADNIIMLENGEIIEQGSHESLISQHGHYYNLYKEQLKNRA, from the coding sequence ATGCAGACCAAACACTTTAAAGCCCCTTTTCAATACAAAAAAATACCCGTGGATGATCTCCGTAAGCAACAGGAAGAGAATAAAACCGACCGTGCCCGCAACACTGCCGGCACAATTAAACGCATCTGGTCGTATTTGGCGCGGGAAAAAAGCATGCTGCTGCTTGTCGTTTTAATGGTTGTTGTCAGTTCAGCGATGAGCCTGGCCGGACCGTTCATGGTTGGCATGGCCATCGATGACTTCATCGTGACACAAGAACCATCCGGACTTGGCAGACTGCTCATCGGGCTCTTGGTCATCTATATTTTGCATTCGTTATCGGTTTTCCTGCAGAACTATTGGATGGTCGGCATTGCCCAAAACACGGTCTATTCATTAAGAGAAGAACTGTTCCGTCAATTCCACAGGCTGCCGATCGCATTTTTTGATAAACGGCAGCATGGTGAATTAATGAGCCGGATCACCAACGATATTGATAATATTAACAATACGCTCAACCAATCGGTTATCCAAATTTTCACGAGCATCCTGACACTGATCGGTACAGTCGTCGTCATGCTGGTGCTCAGTCCCCTCTTGACGCTGATTACAATGGGGATAGTTCCGGTGATGTTTATGGCGATTCGCTGGATCACTCACAGAACCGGTCCGCTTTACAAACTGCAGCAGCAGCATTTGGGCAATCTGAACGGATATGTTGAAGAAACGGTTTCAGGTCAGCATGTGATTAAAACATTTTCCCGGGAGGAACGCGTCATCTCTGAATTCGGTGAGCATAACGCGAACTTGAGACATGCAGGGTTCTGGGCACAGACGTTTGCCGGCTTTATTCCAAAAGTGATGAACATGCTGAACTTTTTAAGCTTTGGCCTGGTTGGGCTTGTCGGCGGTATTCTCGCGGTACAGGGAGTCATCACAGTTGGGGTCATCGTGATTTTCACCGAATATGCGCGGCAATTTACCCGTCCGCTCAATGAATTGTCCAATCAGTTCAATATTTTGCTCTCAGCCGTTGCAGGTGCTGAGCGTGTGTTTAACATCATTGATGAACAGCAGGAAGAAACGGATGAAACAGGAGCCCGTGAGATTGAAGCGACTGATGGGCGTATTGCGTTCAACAGCGTCTCATTCGCCTATGACGAAACACCGATATTGAAAAGTGTAAGCTTTACGGCAGAACCCGGGCAGACCGTTGCTTTTGTCGGCCATACCGGTGCGGGCAAGACGACCATCATCAACTTAATCTCACGTTTCTATAATTATGACCTCGGCTCAATTACGCTCGATGGCATTGATTTGAAAGACATTACACGAAACAGCCTTCGCAAGCAGATGGCATTCGTGCTGCAGGATGCCTTCCTGTTCCATGCCACTATAAGAGAAAACATCCGCTACGGCAGACTGAACGCGACGGATGAAGAAGTGACAGCCGCTGCCAAAAATGCGAATGCCCATCAGTTTATCGACCGGCTGCCTAATGGTTATGATACGATCCTTGAGCAGGACGGGAGCGGCATCAGTCAAGGCCAGAAACAATTGATTACGATCGCGCGGGCCATTCTCGCTGACCCCGCCATTCTTGTATTGGATGAAGCCACAAGCAATATTGATACAGTCACTGAACTGCAGATTCAGGATGCGCTCAAGCGGCTTATGCACGGCCGAACAAGTTTTGTTATTGCCCATCGGCTCAACACCATCCAGGAAGCTGATAACATCATCATGCTGGAGAACGGCGAAATCATTGAGCAAGGATCACATGAATCTTTAATCAGCCAACACGGTCATTACTATAACTTGTACAAGGAACAGCTGAAAAATCGCGCGTAG
- a CDS encoding alpha/beta hydrolase produces the protein MRRKGTMFEKQINSAPLNETMTLKIYQPESFSLLYKYQICIMQDGDDYYQLGRAATLSDRLHANEAISNTILVGIQYHDKHDRRRKYHPDGEERTAYSKFLVHEAAPLLDDLFPTYHMGQSRALVGDSLSGTLAFMTALNYPHTFGKVIMQSPYINQTVIDAAQQAKNIHSIAIYHTIGTQETAVETTDGGISDFLTPNRKLQKLLEDQGADYIYHELDDSHHTWKYWQTDLPRAFTSIFDPI, from the coding sequence ATCCGACGCAAAGGGACCATGTTTGAAAAGCAGATCAACAGCGCACCTTTAAATGAAACCATGACATTGAAAATTTATCAGCCGGAATCTTTTTCACTGCTTTATAAATATCAGATTTGTATCATGCAAGACGGGGATGACTATTATCAGCTTGGGAGAGCCGCGACTTTATCCGACAGGCTTCATGCAAACGAAGCGATTTCCAATACGATTTTAGTGGGAATTCAGTACCACGATAAACATGACCGCCGCCGGAAGTATCACCCGGACGGCGAAGAGCGCACGGCCTACAGCAAATTTCTCGTGCATGAAGCAGCACCTCTGTTGGATGATTTATTCCCGACGTATCATATGGGACAATCCAGAGCGCTCGTTGGTGACTCGCTCTCGGGAACACTGGCTTTCATGACTGCTTTGAACTACCCGCACACATTCGGAAAAGTCATCATGCAGTCGCCATATATCAATCAAACGGTCATTGATGCAGCACAGCAGGCAAAAAACATTCATTCGATTGCTATTTATCATACAATCGGAACACAAGAAACTGCTGTGGAGACAACAGACGGCGGCATTTCAGATTTTCTGACACCTAATCGAAAACTGCAAAAGCTTCTGGAGGACCAAGGCGCAGATTACATCTATCACGAGCTGGATGACAGCCACCACACATGGAAGTATTGGCAAACGGATTTACCCCGGGCATTTACCAGTATATTTGACCCAATTTAA
- a CDS encoding YjcG family protein encodes MRYGIVIFPSKPVQDEINAYRKRYDPHYSLIPPHVTLKEAFDADDEEIDKLITEMKHIANKTDPFTINVNKVSTFAPVTNTIYLKVEPIQELFDLAETMQSGKFPENQTYSYVPHITIAQKLSQDEYSDVYGSLSMKNIQFEDKIDRFHLLYQLDNDVWTVYESFVFGKEYV; translated from the coding sequence ATGAGATATGGAATTGTTATTTTTCCATCAAAGCCGGTACAGGATGAGATAAATGCCTACAGGAAACGGTACGACCCGCATTATTCACTCATTCCGCCCCACGTTACTCTGAAAGAAGCATTTGACGCAGACGATGAGGAGATTGACAAGCTGATTACAGAAATGAAGCATATCGCTAATAAAACTGATCCATTTACGATTAACGTTAACAAAGTGAGTACATTTGCACCTGTTACCAATACGATTTATTTAAAAGTTGAACCGATTCAGGAATTGTTTGATTTAGCTGAAACGATGCAATCCGGCAAATTCCCGGAAAACCAAACCTATTCGTATGTGCCGCATATTACGATTGCGCAAAAGCTTTCGCAGGATGAATATTCGGACGTATACGGCAGCCTGAGCATGAAAAATATTCAGTTTGAGGACAAGATTGACCGATTCCATCTTCTTTATCAGCTGGATAATGATGTTTGGACGGTTTATGAATCCTTTGTATTCGGCAAGGAGTATGTATGA
- a CDS encoding GNAT family N-acetyltransferase — protein MIIRTVNSSEEKQTAFDVRTTVFVDEQKVPPEVELDEFDEEAIHLIGYDENVPIAASRVRFVDGNGKLERICVLKSQRGKSHGADMIRAMEDIISKEGYHKAKLNAQTPAIDFYRKLGYDVVSDEFIDAGIPHVTMTKQLK, from the coding sequence ATGATTATCCGAACCGTTAACTCATCTGAAGAAAAACAGACAGCATTTGATGTGCGCACCACAGTTTTTGTTGATGAACAGAAGGTGCCACCGGAAGTTGAGTTAGACGAATTTGACGAAGAGGCAATTCATTTGATTGGCTACGACGAAAATGTGCCAATCGCCGCCTCTCGCGTCCGATTTGTCGACGGCAATGGAAAATTGGAACGGATTTGTGTCCTGAAAAGTCAGCGCGGGAAGTCCCATGGTGCTGACATGATTAGGGCAATGGAAGATATTATATCGAAAGAGGGCTATCATAAAGCTAAATTAAATGCTCAGACACCGGCAATTGATTTTTACCGGAAGCTCGGATATGACGTCGTATCCGATGAATTTATCGATGCGGGCATCCCGCACGTTACAATGACAAAACAACTGAAATAA
- a CDS encoding DUF421 domain-containing protein, translated as MNEYLLMLADAIFGFIALFALVKILGKTQISSLTPFDFISAVILGELVGNALYDEEAGIPKIAFLIALWGLLIYITEIITQKFKGSRYLLEGQPSMVIHKGHLVYDVLKQNRLDIDELQHMLRSKDVFSIEEVEYAILEADGEVSVLKKPEYQTPTIADLNLAPKPVKIGRVLISDGEIVWDNLKEASLNKTWLEEELHKQNVQSIEDVFYAEWQENQQKLFVALYHTKKKRQN; from the coding sequence TTGAACGAGTATTTGCTGATGCTAGCTGATGCGATATTTGGCTTTATCGCTTTATTCGCACTTGTTAAAATTCTTGGCAAAACACAGATTTCATCTTTAACGCCATTCGATTTTATATCCGCAGTCATTCTAGGGGAGCTTGTCGGCAATGCTTTATATGACGAAGAAGCAGGCATACCGAAAATCGCCTTCTTGATTGCGCTGTGGGGTTTACTGATTTATATAACAGAAATAATTACCCAAAAATTCAAAGGATCACGTTATCTATTGGAAGGCCAGCCATCAATGGTCATTCATAAAGGTCATCTTGTTTATGATGTGCTGAAGCAAAACCGGCTTGATATCGATGAATTGCAGCATATGCTGCGTTCCAAAGATGTCTTTTCAATTGAAGAAGTCGAATATGCCATTCTTGAAGCAGATGGGGAGGTTTCTGTCCTAAAAAAACCGGAGTACCAAACACCAACCATTGCAGATCTTAATCTGGCGCCAAAGCCTGTCAAAATCGGCAGAGTCCTGATCAGCGACGGTGAAATTGTCTGGGACAACCTGAAAGAAGCAAGCCTGAACAAAACATGGCTGGAAGAAGAACTCCACAAACAGAACGTCCAGTCCATTGAAGATGTTTTTTACGCAGAATGGCAGGAAAATCAGCAAAAACTGTTCGTAGCGCTTTACCATACTAAAAAGAAGCGACAGAACTGA
- a CDS encoding CotY/CotZ family spore coat protein encodes MGCGKEFHSGNCVCDILKEIVEAQNDVVENCCSTSCEQSISDLLGETEAGNGLDTVPLILYCKDGCKPFKGFGANPDDVGDMTSSFFFRVKRVDDDCCAVVELLRDPYDDDDNPKDPVDQKTKPLCATGICITVDLNCFCHVTCLPAVNALN; translated from the coding sequence ATGGGTTGTGGAAAGGAATTCCATTCAGGAAACTGTGTCTGCGATATATTAAAGGAAATCGTAGAAGCACAAAATGATGTCGTTGAAAATTGCTGCTCAACCAGCTGCGAACAATCTATCAGTGATTTGTTGGGTGAAACAGAAGCGGGCAATGGACTGGACACAGTACCATTAATTCTTTACTGTAAAGATGGCTGCAAACCATTCAAAGGCTTCGGTGCTAACCCGGATGATGTTGGCGACATGACATCCAGCTTCTTCTTCCGTGTTAAGCGGGTAGACGACGATTGTTGTGCAGTTGTTGAACTGCTAAGAGACCCTTATGACGACGACGATAATCCAAAAGACCCTGTTGATCAGAAGACAAAACCATTGTGTGCCACTGGCATCTGCATAACGGTGGACTTGAATTGCTTCTGCCATGTCACATGCCTGCCAGCGGTGAATGCTTTAAACTAA
- a CDS encoding CotO family spore coat protein, with protein sequence MGDHKNAKSPLLYIHQPHIKSPKASMQSHYMTPKKQNDTTAQSNKKRIGTRHHFNKSKDYDEEDIAYSKESDEAQEEEDQDPEEKKKFKEMTLEERVNYFLDTPEYAPVMKCEVKTDGRNYRGLIVDYQDDHVYMRVGRRTTPTSIPFDTIKEIKLLGF encoded by the coding sequence ATGGGAGATCATAAAAATGCAAAAAGCCCATTACTCTACATTCATCAGCCGCATATCAAATCACCCAAGGCCTCAATGCAGAGCCATTACATGACCCCGAAAAAACAAAACGATACCACGGCACAGAGCAATAAAAAACGGATTGGAACCCGCCATCATTTTAATAAATCAAAGGATTATGATGAAGAAGACATTGCGTATTCAAAAGAGAGCGATGAAGCGCAGGAAGAGGAAGACCAAGACCCGGAGGAGAAGAAAAAATTTAAAGAAATGACACTGGAAGAACGTGTTAACTACTTTTTGGATACGCCTGAGTATGCCCCTGTCATGAAGTGTGAAGTGAAAACTGACGGACGGAACTATCGGGGGTTGATTGTCGACTACCAGGATGATCATGTTTACATGCGTGTCGGCAGACGGACAACACCAACATCAATTCCGTTTGATACGATTAAAGAGATAAAACTGCTCGGATTTTAA
- a CDS encoding tripartite tricarboxylate transporter permease: MDPVIIIQIVIAAILGAGLYTLIGIAPGTDETAVLAPVTIALVLLDFSPYVILAFFMSAIVAKKLTDSIPVAVAGIPGGVMSAPMVEHAMTLKEHGLPDQSIKKMSSGSVIGTLVAIPLSFIVGSLIIPHADVISEHSGLIFTLGAVFLALLAKNKILSLLIIIPFGILLQGLQHLYWGLGVIPEDTTIFVSFFLGITIGPIVISLIELIDKNHRDSLPFLGKKEIQIKNTKKEKGLPNPFKILNKKESGSSALGSVIGTLTFFLTPVGMTVFIGEFTTRHIKDPVKRASRALATMDGVTNASYISGTLIPLIAIGLPLSPMAIGPAAGLFNAPPEFTPEHNIHHLLTPVEMLIVSVIGAVIALLITYFIIIRYAQNIVRFVFKYIPHEALIGLFAGLVVMLAYMDAGFLNIFGTLLVAFVAGLLYKNGVNYGVMFMVLYAAPWLLGLFG; encoded by the coding sequence ATGGATCCGGTTATAATCATTCAAATTGTTATTGCAGCCATACTGGGTGCCGGACTTTATACATTGATTGGTATAGCCCCGGGCACTGATGAAACAGCCGTACTAGCTCCGGTTACCATTGCATTGGTGCTATTAGACTTTTCCCCGTATGTCATTTTAGCATTTTTCATGTCCGCGATTGTTGCCAAAAAATTGACAGACTCAATCCCTGTGGCAGTCGCCGGGATTCCTGGCGGGGTAATGTCAGCACCGATGGTTGAACATGCAATGACGCTGAAGGAACACGGACTTCCCGATCAGTCGATTAAAAAGATGTCGTCCGGGTCTGTTATCGGCACATTGGTCGCCATTCCGCTCAGTTTTATTGTAGGAAGTTTAATTATCCCGCATGCAGATGTAATCAGTGAACACTCGGGACTTATCTTTACACTTGGTGCTGTATTTTTGGCGCTATTAGCTAAAAATAAAATCCTGTCATTATTAATCATTATTCCATTTGGCATTCTGCTGCAAGGATTACAGCATTTATATTGGGGCTTGGGCGTCATCCCTGAAGATACCACAATATTTGTCTCTTTTTTCCTTGGCATTACAATCGGGCCTATTGTCATCTCATTAATCGAGCTGATTGATAAAAATCATCGGGACAGTCTGCCGTTTTTAGGCAAAAAAGAAATCCAGATAAAAAATACAAAGAAAGAAAAAGGTCTTCCGAATCCCTTTAAAATACTGAATAAAAAAGAATCGGGAAGTTCAGCTTTGGGCAGTGTGATCGGCACATTAACATTTTTCCTTACACCCGTTGGAATGACTGTCTTTATTGGCGAATTCACGACCCGACATATCAAAGATCCGGTCAAAAGGGCATCGAGGGCTCTGGCAACAATGGATGGTGTTACAAACGCATCATACATATCCGGAACCCTGATACCACTTATCGCCATAGGCTTGCCGCTTTCACCAATGGCAATTGGTCCGGCGGCGGGATTATTTAATGCGCCTCCGGAATTCACACCGGAGCATAATATCCACCATCTGCTGACACCAGTGGAAATGCTGATTGTATCCGTTATAGGTGCTGTTATAGCCCTGTTAATCACGTATTTTATTATCATTCGGTATGCACAGAATATTGTCCGATTTGTTTTTAAATACATTCCGCACGAGGCACTGATCGGATTATTCGCCGGCCTTGTTGTCATGCTGGCGTATATGGACGCAGGCTTTCTGAACATCTTTGGAACGTTGTTGGTAGCGTTCGTGGCCGGTCTTTTATATAAAAATGGCGTGAACTATGGCGTTATGTTTATGGTCTTATATGCAGCACCATGGCTATTAGGCCTTTTTGGATAA
- a CDS encoding heme ABC transporter, whose product MRRLSEEKKSLFDIWGDNVKLSDLLIAMLICIVMTLGGYLIAPGDDPQPLIFGLVGGVIGFIISSIIIKPKREIKDIEEES is encoded by the coding sequence GTGAGGAGATTGTCCGAAGAAAAGAAATCACTATTTGATATTTGGGGAGACAATGTAAAGCTCAGCGATTTATTAATTGCGATGCTTATTTGTATCGTGATGACACTGGGTGGTTATCTGATTGCACCCGGTGACGATCCCCAGCCCTTGATCTTTGGGCTTGTCGGCGGGGTGATCGGTTTTATCATTAGTTCAATCATAATTAAACCTAAGCGGGAAATTAAAGATATTGAGGAGGAGTCGTGA
- a CDS encoding hydroxymethylglutaryl-CoA reductase, degradative: MTSRISKFYQKSPEERLKTVSEFAGLSEEDVKILSGETTFSINQANRMIENVIGTFPVPLGLATNFKVDDKDVFVPMATEEPSVIAAVSHAAKHAYPSGGFHTSYSGSIVRAQIQVTGLNDPYFALAKIYETKEELLAFCNEQDPTLVSFGGGAIDLEVKIVRTEREKMVVVHLIVDTKDAMGANTVNTMAEASAPLIERITGGQVVLRILSNLADRRVVRARAVFENPFGDDREAAFRFMDAYDLAVHDPYRATTHNKGIMNGITAAVMATGNDTRAIEAGAHAYAARSGVYQSLTRYELAENGDIHGTIELPLSVGLVGGATQSHPVAKTVTKILNVKTAEELSGIIASIGLAQNFAGLKALATEGIQKGHMKLHARNMASMAGARDNQIDEVLKIAEKEGSYTFDKIKEIVNQLQS; encoded by the coding sequence ATGACATCACGTATTTCAAAATTTTATCAAAAATCACCGGAAGAGAGATTGAAAACAGTAAGTGAATTTGCAGGTTTATCTGAGGAAGATGTAAAAATTTTATCCGGCGAGACGACATTCAGTATCAATCAAGCGAATCGCATGATTGAAAATGTAATCGGGACGTTTCCGGTTCCGTTAGGGCTGGCGACTAATTTTAAGGTGGATGACAAAGATGTATTTGTCCCAATGGCAACAGAGGAACCATCCGTGATAGCGGCGGTCAGTCATGCAGCGAAACATGCTTATCCTTCCGGCGGGTTTCATACGTCCTATTCAGGGTCGATTGTGAGAGCTCAGATTCAAGTGACTGGTCTGAACGATCCATATTTTGCTCTGGCCAAAATCTATGAAACAAAAGAAGAATTATTGGCCTTCTGTAATGAACAGGACCCGACACTTGTTTCGTTCGGCGGCGGGGCAATTGATTTGGAAGTTAAGATTGTTCGAACTGAACGTGAAAAGATGGTTGTGGTACACTTGATTGTTGATACGAAAGATGCAATGGGTGCTAATACAGTTAACACCATGGCAGAAGCAAGCGCCCCATTAATTGAAAGGATTACCGGCGGACAGGTGGTGCTAAGAATTTTATCGAACTTGGCTGACCGACGTGTTGTACGCGCAAGAGCTGTGTTTGAGAACCCGTTTGGAGATGACCGTGAAGCGGCTTTTCGTTTCATGGACGCGTATGACCTGGCTGTTCATGACCCATACCGGGCCACCACGCATAATAAAGGAATTATGAATGGCATAACAGCAGCCGTCATGGCCACCGGAAATGATACACGCGCAATTGAGGCAGGGGCGCATGCATATGCGGCAAGATCCGGAGTATATCAGTCCCTGACGCGTTATGAGCTTGCAGAAAATGGTGATATCCACGGCACGATTGAGTTGCCGCTTTCGGTCGGTTTAGTTGGTGGCGCGACACAATCCCATCCGGTTGCTAAAACGGTTACGAAAATATTAAATGTAAAAACAGCTGAGGAACTTTCAGGTATTATTGCATCCATTGGGCTGGCGCAGAATTTTGCAGGACTGAAAGCTTTGGCAACAGAAGGAATACAGAAAGGACATATGAAACTGCATGCAAGAAATATGGCGTCAATGGCAGGTGCCAGGGATAATCAGATTGATGAAGTCTTGAAAATTGCAGAAAAGGAAGGGTCTTACACGTTTGACAAGATAAAGGAAATTGTTAACCAGCTTCAGTCCTGA